Part of the Cercospora beticola chromosome 5, complete sequence genome is shown below.
GAGGACCGACGACGTGCTCCACATCATTGCTTGCTTGGGGAAAGCTGTGTCAGGCACGGGCACCACAATCGCTCAGATGATTGAAAGCGAGGTGTTCCAGTTACAGGTCCCAACGTCATCGACGATGCCTAACGGCAGTTCTGATGATATTGTGTCTGCGCCGCCAGCTGTACCAGCAGCTCCACCAGCCGCGATCAACCCTACGCGTTTGCAACAGCTCGCCATCTCAGCGCAGATCTTGTCTCTCATCCAAGAAACGCGAGCTTTCCTCCAACGTCTATGGCAATGCAAGAAGTACGTCGGCAAGCCAAAACTTGCTGTCAAGGACGCCGCCACAAAGCCTTCGAAGGCGTCTCACGCACCAGCAGTGATCGACACCTTCGAGAGTCGTATCAGCAACATTCtggctggtgctgctgatgctcTTAGTCAACACTCGACGTGCTCTGCGTTTGTAGAGCTCATGTCGGTTGACAGCGAGGTCAAAGTCAACACAGACGACGAAGAAAACATGGAGGACGATGCCGACGCCCGTAGCGAGGGCAGCGCGAGCAAGAGTCCAGGGCCCAGaggaaagaagagaaagtcgGTTGATGGAGCAAAAGGTCCGCCAAGGAAGAGAGGACGTGCGAGGAAGGGCAGCTCGTCGAAAGTCCTGcacgatgaggaggacggcGAAGATGGTTGGGACTGAGCACGAATTATGCTTTCATGACCTGTTGCTGAAACGCGCAACGTAATTTACAGCTTCGAACAATGTGTATTTGATAATCGATCGAATAGCTAGCTGGCTCGTAGCTTGCTTGCCTTGGTTCGCTTCGCTGTACAAAAGAGATACCCCAAATGCAACATCGATCATCGCTTGACAAGCGAGAATTTACAAACTTCTGTGCAAACCTCCCATTCAGTACATCATGCGGTATTGCTCGTCCATTCTGAATGATGACAGTCCGGCAGACCCATTACTCGTCCCCTCCTGCGCGCGCACAGCGGCTCTCTCCCTCATGAGCCTCTCCTGTTCCCTCAAATATAGCCAGCAATTCAGACAATATTCGCCAGCAAACCAGAGGATGGTGTTTTCCGCTGTGGATGGGCACGGGGCATTGTGCTGGGGGGATCCTTGGTGTAAGGGTCGAGTGCGATGGCAACAGTATTTGTAATGGTAGATCTTGTAGGAACACATCGTTTTGGTTTTGATCTGCGGTTCCGACTGTGTACAGCGGACGTCTTAGTGaggtgtggtggaggaggtaggAGAAGGACTCGCTGACTTTAATCGATGAGATCAGGGGAACTGTGAAGATGATCTGGGAGCGCTGTGATCGATTGCGTTTGTGCTTGTGTTTGTTTGACGCTGCTTTGTCTGTGATGTCTATGTATTTACATTTCCATCGAATggtcgagaaggagacgtGGGTTGGCAGGAAGTTGTAAGGAGCGTGTCGTATCCAAAAGGCAACTTCGATCAGACTGTAGACTTGATGGACTCCTGAGCTACTGTCCTCTCCACAAAGCTCTGAATGTTCTCCCCCTCACTTCCTCAACGGCTCACGAGTCTGCTGTCCTGCTGCTTTATTGCTCCCACTACTGccttcgcctcctcctcctccatcttgtTTCTTCTCGCCTTCCTTCTCTCCCTCTTTCTTCGTACTTCCTGCCCCATTACACGAGAAGCAACTGGCCAGATTCTCTCGGAAGATTTCGCGAACGCAGTTCTCGTGATTGACGTACTTCCAGCGACAGGCACGATACTCGCTTGGTTTGAAATGATACTGGCAGTTGGTGCAATACTTCTGACGCCAGATACACATGATGGACCAGAGGATCTTGCTTTTGCCTCAGTAGGCGAATTGAGGCTGTTGAACTCGTGAGTTGCAGGTGTCAGTGAGTTACCGCTAAGACCGGGTGTCAGATATCAAAAAATGCTGTTCAAGATCGGAGGGAAATGATAGCTGAAAATGGCACGGGACAAATGATATAGAGATCAGCATGTTTGCTGAAAGATACTCTAGAGGGCTCAACACGAGACTAGTGCCTATGCGCGCTCATTCTCAGCTTGTCCGTTTGCTAGCTATTCGCTGACAATCGATTACATTTTCAAAATCTATGTACCATGGTCACAGCGAACAGCAAGATGATGACTCGAATGTGtcctcgatctgcttgatcCCTTGTCCAAAACTCCTTCCCTGCGGAGCAATTCGGTCACGAGATTGCAGATGCATCAGACGTCCTCTGCAGAACATGGCCCCTCCACCGCCTCTCTGACCCAAGGCAAGAACGCAATTCGTGCTCTGCGCAAGATACCCTTGAACTCGAGCCTCACTTGCATCCCTCATCTAGGCTGCGGAAaagttcttcttctcctttcccTCGCTAAAGGCGTTGTATTGTTCAGAGTTAGCCAGAATTCTTTTCTGGAAGAAGGCCCAGGTGGCCGCAGCTTTCCCCTTCTTTGCAGCGACCGACTCGGCAGCTCGAGTCGATTCCGACTTCCGCATCGACTGATACCTAGAGTCACACTGTCAGTATCAATCCATTCAGGTTGGTGGACTGAGTTCAGCTCATCGACGTACATGTCAAAAACGTCCGAGCCTCCCCTCATGAAGATGTCGATGTTCCGTAAAGGCGCCTGGCATTCCACACATTTGATCTCAGTAGCATTggtcttctgctgcttctgggaCGCAGCGTGGGCTGTTGCGACCTCGAGCTGGAGGTATTTGAGCCAGCAGCAATTGCAGACGCTGACGTTGTGTTTGCAAGGCGATTCGTTGCCTCGACTATGGGGGTGTTGGGGAAGTAGAAAGTGCTTTGGTTCTTGGTCACCGCATTGGGTGCAGCTTCCTGCCTTCATTGCAAAGAAGGGCTTTCCAGAAGACATGATCGAGAAGGGGCGGGATGGGTCAGGACTGAGTTGTGTGGGTAATGATTTCGGTCGGTGACACAGAATGGAGATATTTGAGGAATGGGATCAGACGGAGCACGTGAGGACGGTGAAGGGCCAAGATAGTGAAGGACAGGGACAGTCATGGGTGTCTGATCGACTGAGTCCAAGTGAGCAGCTCAGATTGTGAACAACTCATGCTTCGTTCCGTTCATTAGGTCTTGGACAATTCTGTCTCGAAGTTCTATGCTCGCCTTCATTCTGCTGGCTTCAAGCCTATGCACCGCATAGTGCAGTGCAGCTCGTATCGTCAAATCAGCGAACCTGAGAGCCGTCGATGACTCAAATGAGTAGCATCCAGCTCAAGCACTGTATCTCACACCTCGGATATCTCTCCTCGTCACCTCTGAGCAGGGTCAAACAATCGCCCATCCCTCAGACATCTCATCGCCAACAACCGCCTCTGCCTCATGCGCAAACAACGTCTCATCACTCTCATCTGCGAGCGAACCTCCCTTCCTCAACGGACAGAACAGCTTGTGCATGCAAAAACCAGCAATAGCGGAATCGAAGGGCTCAATCGCAGCGAGGCAAAGCCAGCAGAAGTCGTGGCCGCATTCGGGACCTATGGAAGAGAACCGTCAGTATTTGGCTTTCCATGATTCGGTGACAATCTGGTACGTACAAATGGTGTGTTCTGAGTCGCTATTTGACAGTCAGTTGCTTGCATAGCAGCAATTGTATTCACAGAACAAAACAaacctctccttcttcacaaCTTCCGCACACCCAATACTCGGACAAACCTTACTCGGCGCCAAACCAAGAGTCGCGGTATTCAAGTGATTGACCTTAGTGAGCCTACCTCGAGTCAGCTCCAATATCTCTTCTCTAATCGCACTCGTAACACCAACTTGAAGAATGTCTCCGGCGACACCCTCTT
Proteins encoded:
- a CDS encoding uncharacterized protein (antiSMASH:Cluster_7), which produces MGCCIVCYSADPPHRAAYEAAFFTCRHKEFACPKCWESYILQCLKTSSKPIECIQPGCSHVLSEQEISKRVSPETFFKLTKVNHLNTATLGLAPSKVCPSIGCAEVVKKESDSEHTICPECGHDFCWLCLAAIEPFDSAIAGFCMHKLFCPLRKGGSLADESDETLFAHEAEAVVGDEMSEGWAIV
- a CDS encoding uncharacterized protein (antiSMASH:Cluster_7) — encoded protein: MSSGKPFFAMKAGSCTQCGDQEPKHFLLPQHPHSRGNESPCKHNVSVCNCCWLKYLQLEVATAHAASQKQQKTNATEIKCVECQAPLRNIDIFMRGGSDVFDMYQSMRKSESTRAAESVAAKKGKAAATWAFFQKRILANSEQYNAFSEGKEKKNFSAA